Proteins from one Pygocentrus nattereri isolate fPygNat1 chromosome 16, fPygNat1.pri, whole genome shotgun sequence genomic window:
- the LOC108431254 gene encoding olfactory receptor 52D1-like: protein MENLTFNSPYLQLEGMAVSEQTLYPTFLFFLIFYLLIMVANIGIILLITMERSLHEPMYILFCNLPFNDAFGNSVIVPRLLGDLFKPTSERYISYTDCVAQAFCFHMYVAASHTVLMVMAFDRYVAICNPLHYTTIMTTKMVAKLTASAWGVALLCVSILLALTIRLNHCGTLIVNPFCDNASLFKLACENPYINNVYGLTYTAALLGSSLGYIVLTYAKITAVCINRKNKTLNSKALKTCSTHLTVYLIMWMSGFTMIILHRFSGYAEYRKGAALLFHVGPGILNPVIYALQSTEIRHALLKILYSKRVIP from the coding sequence ATGGAAAATCTGACATTTAACAGTCCTTATTTACAGTTGGAGGGAATGGCTGTCTCTGAACAAACCTTGTATCCtacatttcttttcttcttgATTTTCTATCTGCTTATTATGGTAGCTAACATCGGAATCATTCTGCTCATTACAATGGAAAGAAGCCTACATGAACCCATGTACATTCTCTTCTGTAATCTGCCCTTTAATGATGCATTTGGAAACTCCGTCATTGTCCCCAGGTTACTTGGAGACCTTTTCAAGCCAACATCTGAACGCTACATCAGTTATACTGATTGTGTTGCTCAAGCCTTTTGTTTCCACATGTATGTTGCTGCCTCTCACACTGTACTCATGGTTATGGCCTTTGACAGATATGTTGCCATATGTAATCCACTGCACTATACAACTATTATGACTACCAAAATGGTGGCTAAACTGACTGCATCAGCCTGGGGCGTAGCGCTGCTCTGTGTGAGCATACTGTTAGCTCTGACAATAAGGCTGAATCATTGTGGAACATTAATAGTAAATCCATTCTGTGATAATGCATCACTGTTCAAACTGGCATGTGAAAATCCTTACATCAATAATGTATATGGTCTGACATACACAGCAGCTTTGCTTGGCTCATCTTTGGGATACATTGTACTTACTTATGCCAAAATAACAGCTGTCTGCATTAATCGCAAAAACAAAACTCTGAACAGCAAGGCTTTGAAAACCTGCAGCACACATTTGACTGTCTATTTGATTATGTGGATGTCTGGGTTTACCATGATCATACTCCATCGTTTCTCTGGTTATGCAGAATACAGGAAAGGGGCTGCTCTGCTTTTCCATGTCGGCCCAGGTATTCTAAACCCTGTCATCTATGCCCTGCAGTCTACTGAGATTAGACATGCTCTGTTGAAGATTCTATACTCAAAGAGGGTGATCCCATGA